In Patescibacteria group bacterium, the following proteins share a genomic window:
- a CDS encoding GtrA family protein, translated as MVLRQLTLFFIAGLAAFLTDFGAYMVLTRNVALLQSFYLLVSIFTATLGLTVSYLMNQLLAFHASGMPSLRRYKRFFFVYVLGIVWQNLLLYWFVSTQHLPDAVAKVLAILTVGLFWNFLLAKHWVFRYTNSSITQP; from the coding sequence ATGGTGCTTCGTCAATTAACACTTTTTTTCATTGCTGGACTGGCAGCATTTTTGACTGACTTCGGAGCGTACATGGTGCTAACGAGAAACGTTGCGCTGCTACAAAGCTTTTACCTTTTGGTAAGTATCTTTACCGCTACGCTCGGTCTTACGGTGTCATACCTCATGAATCAACTGTTGGCATTTCATGCGTCTGGTATGCCGTCACTCAGGCGGTACAAGCGTTTTTTCTTTGTATATGTGCTCGGTATTGTTTGGCAAAATTTGCTTTTGTACTGGTTTGTTTCTACGCAGCATTTGCCCGACGCCGTAGCGAAAGTTTTAGCCATTCTAACTGTGGGACTATTCTGGAATTTTTTACTCGCGAAACATTGGGTTTTTCGTTATACTAATTCCAGTATTACCCAGCCGTAA
- a CDS encoding GDP-mannose 4,6-dehydratase, producing MVKSFEKKNILVVGGAGFIGSHLCDELVKTAHVLCLDNFLTGTEENIDHLLSNPDFSFIRHDITEPIDLSDPTYGLAKSKAPWQGVQEVYFLASPDARGDIDRFPVETMMVNSVGLRNALDLALSSKATFCYVSSDAIYGSLADTASHIKETNAGIVRHIDNYSSYAVAQQFGEAIVETYRRNRGLDVRVARVFNTYGPRMTLDATDLVADYTRRAANGEAILLFGGSEAVSSFCYVTDTVKGLQRIMAAGDEQPVNIGSDQPVRVMELAQMVMALVGAEVEVVIRSDYTDGHRAHLVPDITRAKETLSWFPVTLLKDGLKRTVEDLRASRGLVHPAA from the coding sequence ATGGTGAAATCATTTGAAAAGAAGAATATCCTCGTTGTTGGTGGGGCAGGTTTCATTGGCTCGCATTTGTGCGATGAACTTGTAAAGACGGCGCACGTGTTGTGTCTGGACAATTTTTTGACCGGTACTGAAGAGAATATTGATCATTTACTGTCGAATCCAGATTTTTCGTTTATTCGTCATGATATTACGGAACCAATTGATTTGAGCGACCCGACCTACGGGTTAGCGAAGAGCAAGGCGCCATGGCAAGGGGTGCAGGAGGTGTATTTTCTTGCCTCGCCAGACGCCCGAGGGGATATTGATCGTTTTCCAGTGGAGACGATGATGGTGAACTCGGTTGGTCTTCGAAACGCTCTTGATTTGGCACTCAGTAGCAAAGCCACCTTTTGTTACGTATCGTCAGACGCCATTTACGGCTCACTGGCGGACACCGCAAGTCACATCAAAGAAACAAACGCTGGTATTGTGCGGCATATTGATAACTACAGTTCGTACGCCGTGGCACAGCAGTTTGGTGAAGCCATTGTTGAAACCTATCGCCGTAATCGTGGGTTGGATGTGCGGGTGGCACGAGTCTTTAATACCTATGGGCCACGGATGACACTGGACGCAACTGATCTCGTGGCTGATTACACCCGGCGAGCGGCTAATGGAGAAGCAATACTTTTGTTTGGTGGTTCTGAAGCTGTCAGTTCGTTTTGTTATGTGACCGACACCGTGAAAGGGTTGCAGCGCATTATGGCGGCTGGCGACGAGCAACCGGTAAACATTGGCAGCGATCAGCCAGTTCGAGTTATGGAGTTGGCGCAGATGGTCATGGCTCTTGTTGGTGCCGAAGTCGAAGTTGTCATTCGTTCAGACTATACCGACGGCCACCGGGCGCACCTTGTGCCAGATATAACGCGTGCCAAAGAAACGTTGAGCTGGTTTCCG